Part of the Bacteroidia bacterium genome, AAAGCTCTGTGCTCCATAGTTTGGGTATCACGTAACAAAAATAAGACTTATTTATAAATGTCCAAAAGATGATAAGCAAGCTGTGTAGGTTTTTTATAGTACCAATAGAATTAATTGACAAATAGACAATAAAAAACTTCCGAAGTTTTTTGCTTCGGAAATTTTTTTAACAAACGTGATACGTTTTGATGCTTGTTACTTTTATTAAGAACCGTGCAGATGAACCTTTTTAGCCATCAGTTGAGAGCGATCTTCGGGGAAATCAGGGTCAGGTACGCAAGCATCTACGGGGCATACTGCTGCGCACTGGGACTCTTCATGAAAGCCTACACATTCTGTACATTTTTCGGGTACAATGTAGAATATATCTGAAGCTAGAGCCTCAAACTTTTTTCCAAAGTATTCAAATTCTGCTCCGCCTGGATAAATTGCCGTGTTAGGGCATTCTGGTTCGCAAGCTCCGCAGGATATACAATCCGACGATATTCTCAGTGCCATAATTATACTCCTTAAATTGCATTCAAATCTACAATACTTTTGCTGAAAATCCAAACATTGAGAGTTATTTTTTAATAATTGAAAGAATGTCGGTGCTATCAAAAGTGCCTGATGACATAAAAAGATAGGCTATTCTATTTGCTTGGATGCTTTGTAAAGCTCGGGTCAATTGTTCGGGATTTCTACATACGTTAATTTTTCTATCTCCGAATGCATCTTGAATAAAAATGTCGCTTATTTGTTCGCCTTTTTTAGCTAACACAGTATCGCTTACATATACAATTTTATAGTCAGCTTGTTTGAGTGCATCCTCATATTGAGGTAAATAGTTTTGAGATAAACTGCTAAAAGTATGTAGTTCTAAGACAGCTACAATTTGATGCCCTTGTGTAAAGCTCCATGAAGTACGATGATATAGTTCATATATAGCATCAAGGCTGGCTTTGACTTTTGAGGGTGCATGAGCAAAATCCCTATACACT contains:
- a CDS encoding 4Fe-4S dicluster domain-containing protein, which gives rise to MALRISSDCISCGACEPECPNTAIYPGGAEFEYFGKKFEALASDIFYIVPEKCTECVGFHEESQCAAVCPVDACVPDPDFPEDRSQLMAKKVHLHGS